Below is a window of Streptomyces genisteinicus DNA.
CCACGTCGAACGCGTTCAGGCCCGCGTAGGAGGCGTACACCCGGCCGCCGTTCACCGACGGGTCGGCGAACCGCACCTCGCCGGCGCTCTTCGGCGCGCTGTACGTCCACAGGGCGCCGCCGTCGCCGCGGTAGGCCCGCAGCGCGTCGGTCGGGACGAGGATGTCCTGCGCCCCGTCGCCGTCGAGGTCGGCGAGCCGGGCCGTGCGGACGAACTGGCCGCCGCCGTCGATGGTCGCGAGGGTCCGGCCGGTCCTGCCGTCGAGCACGACGGTCGCGGTGTCGGCGGCGACGACGATCTCCGTCCTCCCGTCGCCGTCCACGTCGCCGGTCCTGATGTCGTGCACCGATCCGGGGACGGTGGCCCGCCACAGCTTCTCGGGCTTGCCGCCGCCGGTCAGCGACGGGCCCGAGTACGCCCACACGCCGTTCGACGAACCGCCCATGACCAGGTCGTCCCTGCCGTCCCGGTTCAGGTCCGCGCTCTGCGCGTACGCGATGTCGGCCTGCAGCGGGGTGACCGTTCCGGCCCTGCCGTTGCCCACCTTCCAGGTGCGGACGTTCTGCGACTGGTCGATCACGCGGACCTGCGCGCCCCGGGCGTCGGTGTACAGGTCCTGGTACATGGGTGCGGCGGTGACGCCCTTCTGCCGCCAGCGGACGGCGCCCTTGCCGGAGAACACGGTCAGCGAGGCGTAGCGCTGCCCGCCGCGGTTCTCCGGTTCGTCGATTGCGCGGTCGTCCTGCGCGGAGGCGACGAGCGAACCGTCCACGACGCCCAGGCCCCAGACGCTGGGCGCGTTGTGCCCGTTGGCGGGGTCACGCTTGATCGTGTCCGACCACAGGAGCCTGCCCGGGTCGGCGCCGTCGACGACGCGCACGGTGCTCGCGTGCACGGAGAAGTAGGCGTCGAGCGAGGACTCCGCGACGGCGTACTCCTCGCCCGCCTTCGCACCGAGGTCGCCGACCGTGAGCGCCGTGGGCACCACGTTGTCGCGGCCGTCCAGGGTGGCGCGGTGACCGGTCCGCAGGTCGTAGGCGGCGATCTCGTAGCGCACCGCGTCCGTGCTGTCCGCCTGCTCCAGTGCGACGATCCGCTTCCGGCCGGCGTCCACCCGCAGCTTGCGGCTGTGGAGCAGGCTGTCGGTCTGCCAGAGGGCCGAGCCGTCGGCGGTGGAGAGCACCAGTGTGCGGCCGCGCGGGGCGATCCCGTCGCCCTTGGCGAGGTTCCACGAGACGGCTACCCGGCCCCTGCCGAGGTCCTGGATGTCGCCCCAGTTCGCGTACCGGGACTCCCCGGTGTCATGGGTCCATGCCGTCGCGGGGACCAGCTTCCCGCCGGAGGCGGTGAAGCGGATGCCCGTCAGCGTGGCCGTGGCGTCGGCCGGGACCTTCGCGTCGCCGCTCATCCGGGGCGCGTCGGCGATCAGCAGGGTGCCGTCGACGATCTTCACCAGCGAGGCGCGGTTGTACAGCTTCGACCAGACGGTGGCGCCGCTGCGGCCGTCGAGGACGGTCACGAAGGTGCCGGAGGACAGGTCCGATCCCGGCGAGGTGAAGGCGCGCGGGTACGGGGTCGCGCCGACCAGCGCCGAGAAGACCAGATCCGGGACGCCGTCGCCGGTCAGGTCACCGGCCGAGAAGCCCGAGTCGGACGTCGGCGAGAACGGCGAGACCGCGTTGTAGCCCATCAGGACCTGCGGCGGGTACGGTTCGGCCCGCCACGCCTGGAGCGGCTTCACCTGCCAGTCCGCGTAGTACGACGAGGCGGTGCGCGCCCAGACCTCGCTGCCGTCGGCCGCGTGGCGCTGCACGTTGCCCATGCTGTGGACGGTGAAGTACTCGCCCTTCCTCCCGGCCGGCACCGTGGCCCCCATGCCGCGCACGCCTTCCAGCGTGGCGGTGGCGGTCATGGTGACCTTCGCGGACGGGTCCGCGGAGGCGGGGGCAGGGGTGGCGGACGTCCCGGCGGCCGGACCGCCGGCCGACGGCTCCGGGGCGAAGCCGCCGTCCCCGGCCGTCCCGGAGGCGTCCCCGGCCTCCACGTACGGGTCGAGGGTCACGTTGGCGGCGAGCGTCCTCGCCTCCGCGCTGCTCAGCCTCATGACCGGTGCGTCGCCGGCCCCGTCGGCGGCCAGGGCCTGCGGCACGGTGGTCAGGCAGAGTCCGGCCGCGACCAGCCCGGAGGCGAGGCCGAGAGCCCGCCGGGTGCGGGGGGTTCGCATCACATGGCTCCTCATCACTTGGCTCCCTGCGTGAAGCGGACGGCGCTGCCGTCGGCGATCACGGGCTGGTCGTACGCGTACTGGAGTGCGTCGGCGCCGGACTGGTCGGCGATGCCGACGGTCGCGCCCGCACCCCTGTCGGCGACAGACTTGTACTGGAACGTCACGGCGCCGGTGGCCTCGTCGAAGACCACCGCGAAGGAGGACCGGCCCGGAGCGCCGTTCGCGTAGGCAGCGCCGTCCCAGACGACGGCGAAGGTGCGGCTGCCCCTCACGCCGGTGGTGGCGGTGCGCACCGAGGACTTCCGGTCGATCGTCAGGTCGTCCCACAGCGGCGCGAGGACGCCCTTCACCCCGTTCGGCCCGGCGGCGGGCAGGGCGGTGTTGGCATAGTCGCCGACCCGCGGGGAGAGGAAGCCGACCAGGCCGTTGGTGGTGACGGAGGCGGAGGAGTACGCGACGCCGTAGTGCTTCACCGGGAACGGCAGCGCGATCGTCGCCGCGTCCTCGTCACCGGAGAGGGCGACCTTCTTCGTGCCGGCGGTCCACTGGTACGCGGCGGGGGCGCAGGAGTTGCCCGCGGCGTCGGTGCGGTTCGGCAGCCGCACGTCCTCCGTCAGGTCGGCACCGCCGACCGAGGCGGTGCCGGTGTGGACGCCGTTGCACAGGACCGGGGCCGTGGGCTTCACGGTGAACCCGTAGGAGCCCTCGGCCACCGCGGTGAAGACGTACCGGCCCTTGGCGTTGGTGGTGACGGCCGCGAGCGGTGTCCCGTCGAGCGCGACCGTGGCCCCGGCGAGCGCCTTGCCGGTGACGTCGCGGACGGTGCCGGAGACCCGGTGCGAGGCGACCGCGGTCAGCGCGATGTCCTGCGTGAACGCCTGGCTCTCGGCGAGCGTGACGTCCGCCGCGGTGCCGGTGGCGTAGCCGTAACCGCCGAAGGAGAAGGCGTACGCGCCGGGGGCCAGCGGCAGACGGTAGAAGCCGTCCGCGCCGGTGGTGACCGTGCGGGAGGTGCCGGAGTCGTCGGTGGCCGTGACGGTGATGTGGGGCAGGCCCGCCCCCGTCGCCCCGTCGGTGACCTTTCCGGAGACGGTGGCCGCCGTGTGCGGGGCCTTCTCCACCGAGGCGAGGACGTCGAGCTTGCCCTCGCCCCACACGTGGTTCCTGCCGGGCGTGCCACCGCAGCGGGTGTCGTCGACGTCGCGGGCGCCCTCGTCCAGCAGTGCCCGCGTCGCGTCGATGTTCCCGATCAGCGACGGGGCCGCCGACCACAGCAGGGCCACGGCACCCGCGACGTGCGGCGTCGCCATCGAGGTGCCGTTGATGGTGTTGTACGCCGAACCCGGCCACGCGGAGCGGACCTGGACACCCGGGGCCGAGATGTTCGGCTTCGCCGAACCGTCCACGGGGGAGGGGCCGAATCCGGAGAAGGAGGCGATCCTGCCGGCCGCGTCGTAGGCCCCCACCCCGTAGGACGGGGCCTGCGCACCCGGGGCGCGGGTCGTGGAACACGTCCTGCCGTCACCGTCGTTGCCCGCGGCGAAGGCCTCGAAGATGCCCGCCGCGTTCCATGCCTCGACGATGTCCTGGTAGAAGGTCGAGACACCGCCGCCCCAGGAGTTGTTGACGATGTGCGGGGCGAGATCGGGACGCGGGTTGCGCCCCTCGCGGTCGGTCGGCGCGAGGATCCACTGACCGGCCGCGAGCAGCGACGCGTCCGAGCACTGGTCCGACTCGCAGCCCTTGGCGGCGATCCACTTGGCCTTCGGCGCGACACCGATGCCGCCCGCCCCGGCCATCGTGCCCATGGTGTGGGTGCCGTGGCCGTTGTTGTCGCAGGGGGTGCCGTCCGCGCCGCACTGGCCGGTCGGGTCGTAGAAGTTGTAGTCGTGTGTGAAGGACCCGTCGCCCCTGCTGCCGCGGTAGTTCGCGACCAGGTCGGGGTGGTCGTACTGCACGCCCGAGTCGATATTGGCGACGACGATGCCCTCGCCCCGGTCCTCGTACTCCTTCCACACCTGGTCCGCGTGGATGTCGGCCACGCCCCACTCGGGGACGGCGCCGTCGTCGACGGCGCTTGCCGCGCTCGCCGGGCCCGCGGGCTTCGCGCGGGAGGCGGTGACCTGGGCTCCTGCGGTCTCGACCGGGTCGAGCGAGTAGTGCTGCTCCCTGACGACCGAAGCGACGTCCGGACGGGCGGCGAGCTCGTCCACCAGCCTCTGGTCACCGGTCACCCGCAGGGCGTTGGCGATCCAGAAGTCCTGGTGCCCGACCTTCTTCCGGTCGAGGAAGGACCTCAGCGGGGCCTGGGTGTCCGCCGCCTTCGCGCGCAGTTCGGTGAATGCGGCCTTCGCCCTGGCGGCGTGCGTCCGCTGCTTCCGGGCGCGGGACAGGTCGGCCTGGTCCTTCAGGACGACGAAGAAGGTGGCGGCTTCGCCCTCGGCGACCGCGCCGCGCAGCGACGGGTCGACCTTGGCTGCGACCAAGGCGGAGGGTGTGGCCTCGGCGGACGGTGTGGCTGCGGCGACGGCCGGCAGCGCGCCGGCGGCGAGCGCGGTCGCGGTCAGGGCGGCCGCCGCCCATGCGGCGTGTCTGCGCCGTGGCGGTCGGGGCAGGTGCATCGGGGCTCCTCCGGAAACGGTTGGGGGAGCCCGCACGCTAAGAAGCGGCCGTTACTGAGGCATTACCGGTGGCGCGGCGGGCGGCCGGCGGACCGGCCTCCAGCCCGCGGGTCCGCTCCGGCCGGGGCGCCTCCGGCCGGAGCGGGCCGCGGCGGTCAGCCGGGCAGCGTCCAGCGCTGGTTGGCCCCGCCCGTGCAGTCCCAGATCTGGAGCCGGGTGCCGTCGGCGGAGGTGTTGCCGGTGACGTCGAGGCAGCGCCCCGAGGCGGGGTTGCGCAGCGCGCCGGTGGAGGTGTCGTGGCGCCACTGCTGCGCCGCGGTGTCGTTGCAGTCCCAGAGCTGGACGGCCGTGCCGTTGGCCGTGGCACCGCCGGCGACGTCGAGGCAGCGCCCCGCGTGGGGGTTGCGCACCGTGCCGTCGCCCGCCACGGACCAGGTCTGGGCCACACCCGGTGCGCAGCCGTAGAGCTGTACGACGGTGCCGTTGGCCGTACCCGAGGCGCGGGCGTCCACGCACTTGCCGGCCAGGCCCGTGACGGGGCCGGTGGAGCCGGCCGCGGAAGGTGCGAACTCGCCCTGGTTCAGCACCCGGGGGTGGAAGTAGGCGGCCTGGATCTCGGCGTTGGTGTTGTTGCCGCGCAGATGCTCGGACCACATCATGAACCACGCCCACCGGGGCTGCGATTCCAGCAGGGAGGCGGTCGGCATCTTGCCCGTCTCGGCCAGGGCCATGGGCTTGGTGCCGGCGATGCTCCGCAGTTGGTCGTAGTCGGCGGAACTGGGGTGGTTCTTGTACCAGACGTCGAGTGAGACGACATCCGCGTACTGGTCGCCCGGATAATACTGCGACCAGCCGCCTGCCGGATTGTCCTGCACGTTCCAGACCCAGATCAGATTGTCCAGGCCCCGGGTGCCGGCGAGATGGTCACGGGTGATCTGGAACAGCCGCGCACTGCCTTGGGGGCCGGGGCGGTTTCCCCACCAGTTCCACGATTCGTTCATTTCGTGGAGCGGTCGGAAGAGGACGGGTATTCCCGCGTCCTTCAATTGCCGCAGATAGGGGACGGCCTCGTCGAGACGCTGCTTCCACGCGGTGTTCAGCGCCGTTCCCCCGGTGACGGTCTGAGTGAACTGCGCGTCCGTGATCCGGGACTTCACCCCGCCCTCGAAGGCGCAGCCGCTGCCGCCGGTCGGCGGACAGACGTGCCAGGTGAGGCTGACCAGGGAGCCGTTGGCCCATTCCGTCTTCGCCTGGTCCACGACCCGCTGCCGGTTCGCCACGTCGGCGGGCGTGAACATCAGGTCGCCGCCCCACAGGCCCGGGTACTGGCCGGTGACGTCCTTGACCTGCTGGGTGTACTGGCCCGGCGCGGAGGCCGGTTCCTTGTTGTGCTGGCCCGAGATGATGTGATTCCCGGAAAGGGAGCGCAAATGGCTGAGGACGTTCTCCTTGGGGGTGGGTGGGAATGCCTGCGCGTGGTCACTCGCCGGCCAGGCGAGTAACGCCGCCGCCAGTGCGGTGGCGGCTGACGCGGAGAACAGGATGTGCCGGATTCGGCGCATGGTGAATTCCGTCTTCCGTGATCCGCTGGGAGGGGGAAGGGGATGTCTTCTTCCGGTGTTCGTTCTTCCGGTGTCGAAGATGGGCCGCCCGTGCTGTTCCCGTCAACGGTCGCGTTGGTTTGGCAACGGCCCGGGCATATTATTTGCCAAACCTATTCCTAAACTCTGCCGGAATTCCCGGTGTTTGGGCCGCATGTGCGGTTCGGGTGCGGGGTTTCCGGGCGGAGGGCCGGGTGCCGGGCGGCTCAGGAGCCGGCGCGCGCCAGCATGCCGCGCGCCCGCTCCAGGACCGGGCGGTCGATCATGTGCCCGTCCACCGTGGTGACCGAGTCCCCGGCGCCCACGACCGAGCGGGCCCAGCGGAGTTCGGTCTCGGTGGGGACGAAGGCGTCGGAGGCCGGGCCCACCTGGAAGGGGTGGATGCAGAGCTTCGCGGCGAAGCCCGTGCGGCGGGCGTGGTCGGTGTCGCGGGTCAGGGCGGCGAGGTCGCGCACGGCGGTGGTGACGCCGTCGACCGGCGGCGCGATGCCCGCGGCGGCGGACGCCGTGACCAGCCGGGACCGGGCGTACGCCAGGGCCGTGAGGTCGTCGTGCGCGACGCCGAGCTGAGCGGCCAGGTCCACGTTGCCGAGCGCGGCCCGGACCACACCGTGCACCGAGCACACGTCGAAGGCCCGCTCGACGCCGAGTGCAGTCTCCACCAGCACGATCAGCGGCACCCGGCCGGCCACCGCGGCGACGACGGCCGGATCCTCCGCCTTCGGCAGCATCACCGGGCAGCCCCGGCCGGCGGCCATCGCCAGATCCGCGTCGAACCAGGGCGTGCCCGGCGCGTTGACCCGGACGACGGTCCGGGCGCCGAGCCCCGGCCAGTCGGCGGCCGACCGCCTGGCGCGCTCCTTGTCGCCGGGGGCGACGGCGTCCTCCAGGTCGACGATGACCAGACCGGCCCCGGAGCCGGCGGCCTTGGCGAAGCGTTCCGGGCGGTCTCCGGGCACGAAGAGGAAGCTGCGGGCGGCCGCGAGGCGACGCTCGGCCTCGGGGAGGTCCCCGCTCATGCGAAGGCCGCCTCTCCCGTGGCGTGCCGGGCTTCGCGCCGGCTGCCGGTGCTAAGCCGGACGGTGCCGCCGTCGGGGATGCCCTCGGCGAGCAGGTGTTCGCCCGAGAACGCGGGGCGGTGCAGCCGGAAGGAGAGGGAACGGACCTGCCGTCCGGGGGAGTTGCGCCGGACGGTGTCCAGCATGAGCAGCGCGAGCAGCGGGCCGTGCACGACCGGCCCCGGGTAGCCCTCGGTGTCGCGGCAGTACGGGGCGTCGTAGTGGATGCGGTGCGCGTTGGCCGTCAGCGCGCTGAGCCGGAACAGCAGCACGGGGTCGGGGCGCAGGCCCAGCTGCCACGGGGCGTCGGAGACGGGGGCGGGGCCCTCGTCCACCTCCGCCGGATGCTTTCCGCCCCCGGCGCGTCCGGACCGGTAGACGATGTCCTGCTCCTCGACCATGCACAGGAGCCCGCCCTGGCGGAACTCCTGGCGTTCGGTGACGAAGAGCAGTTCCCCGCTGCGCCCCCTCTTGGCGGTCACGGCGGCGAGGCTGCTCACCCGCTCGGCCGGTTCGCCGAGCCGCAGCGGCTCGGCGATCTCGCACCGGCCTCCGGCGAACATCCGCTGCCGGTCGGGGATCGGCGGCAGGAAGCGCGCGTCGCGCAGATGCCCGTCGGGGCCGAGGGCGTGGCCGGGGGGCCAGTGGAGGAAGTGGAACCACTGCCAGAGCGGCGGGAGCGGGTCGCCGGGGCCGGCCGCGGGGGCGGGCAGGTCGAGGAGGGCGGAGAAGGCGGCGGCGGGCCCGGGGTCCAGCGGGTCGCGGGCGGTGACCGGCCCGGGGCGCCAGGTCTCGACGTGGGACGCGAGGGAGGGGGAGTGCGGGGACGGCATCGGTGATGACCTCGTGGTTCAGCTGAGGGGGACGGCCCTGGCGGGCTCCGGCGAGGCGCCGGACGCGGGGCCGGTCTCCAGGTGGGAGGCGCGGGAGGGCTCGCGGACGAGGAGGGTCGCGAGGAACGTCAGTCCGGCGCAGCCGGTCACGTACCAGAAGAAGAGGTTCTCGTGCCCGGCGTCCTTCAGCCCCAGCGCGATGGGTTCGGTGAGCCCGCCGAACGTGGCCGTCACCAGGGCGTGGGGCAGGCCGACGCCCAGCGCGCGCACCTTGGTGGGGAACATCTCCGCCTTGATGATGGCGGCGAGCGCCGAGTAGCCGGTGACGAAGGTCAGGGCGAACGTCATGAGGAGGAAGGCGGCCCAGGGGCTGTCGGTCCGGCCGAGCAGCGACATCAGCGGCACGGTGATGATCATGCAGCCGCCGGAGAAGGCGAACATGACCGGGCGCCGGCCGATCCGGTCGGAGAGCGCACCGACGGCGGGCTGCATGCACATGTAGACGAAGAGCGCGGCGAAGCCGATGAGCGTCACCGTGTCCTTGGGTATCCCCGCGGTGTTCACCAGGTACTTCTGGAGGTACGTGGTGTACGTGTAGAAGGCCACCGTGCCGCCGATGGCGAGGCCGAAGACGGCCAGCAGCTGGCGCGGGTACTCGGCGAACAGCGCGATCAGGC
It encodes the following:
- a CDS encoding FG-GAP-like repeat-containing protein, with product MRTPRTRRALGLASGLVAAGLCLTTVPQALAADGAGDAPVMRLSSAEARTLAANVTLDPYVEAGDASGTAGDGGFAPEPSAGGPAAGTSATPAPASADPSAKVTMTATATLEGVRGMGATVPAGRKGEYFTVHSMGNVQRHAADGSEVWARTASSYYADWQVKPLQAWRAEPYPPQVLMGYNAVSPFSPTSDSGFSAGDLTGDGVPDLVFSALVGATPYPRAFTSPGSDLSSGTFVTVLDGRSGATVWSKLYNRASLVKIVDGTLLIADAPRMSGDAKVPADATATLTGIRFTASGGKLVPATAWTHDTGESRYANWGDIQDLGRGRVAVSWNLAKGDGIAPRGRTLVLSTADGSALWQTDSLLHSRKLRVDAGRKRIVALEQADSTDAVRYEIAAYDLRTGHRATLDGRDNVVPTALTVGDLGAKAGEEYAVAESSLDAYFSVHASTVRVVDGADPGRLLWSDTIKRDPANGHNAPSVWGLGVVDGSLVASAQDDRAIDEPENRGGQRYASLTVFSGKGAVRWRQKGVTAAPMYQDLYTDARGAQVRVIDQSQNVRTWKVGNGRAGTVTPLQADIAYAQSADLNRDGRDDLVMGGSSNGVWAYSGPSLTGGGKPEKLWRATVPGSVHDIRTGDVDGDGRTEIVVAADTATVVLDGRTGRTLATIDGGGQFVRTARLADLDGDGAQDILVPTDALRAYRGDGGALWTYSAPKSAGEVRFADPSVNGGRVYASYAGLNAFDVATPATGAVALNARTGKARWSAVPKAPADAVDGIRTVVPNEGVFASGDIPYADGHAVVYTWAVEAPYDFNRQLTGPQNLFEIRDGRSGEVLKSWTSGGLWTHNSYFARDGVLYQGGTASFRRFGADGAFTAQGVSPQSYGGGFLTGPGGRALLVAGAEGGLFLWDPSILDSEDSWAPSVGSAGSMMGARNWFAGDLDGDGVDEVLSLNGDDSGRDRTVGMFGGGYYLSDNGIHQVTAYKLS
- a CDS encoding S8 family serine peptidase — protein: MHLPRPPRRRHAAWAAAALTATALAAGALPAVAAATPSAEATPSALVAAKVDPSLRGAVAEGEAATFFVVLKDQADLSRARKQRTHAARAKAAFTELRAKAADTQAPLRSFLDRKKVGHQDFWIANALRVTGDQRLVDELAARPDVASVVREQHYSLDPVETAGAQVTASRAKPAGPASAASAVDDGAVPEWGVADIHADQVWKEYEDRGEGIVVANIDSGVQYDHPDLVANYRGSRGDGSFTHDYNFYDPTGQCGADGTPCDNNGHGTHTMGTMAGAGGIGVAPKAKWIAAKGCESDQCSDASLLAAGQWILAPTDREGRNPRPDLAPHIVNNSWGGGVSTFYQDIVEAWNAAGIFEAFAAGNDGDGRTCSTTRAPGAQAPSYGVGAYDAAGRIASFSGFGPSPVDGSAKPNISAPGVQVRSAWPGSAYNTINGTSMATPHVAGAVALLWSAAPSLIGNIDATRALLDEGARDVDDTRCGGTPGRNHVWGEGKLDVLASVEKAPHTAATVSGKVTDGATGAGLPHITVTATDDSGTSRTVTTGADGFYRLPLAPGAYAFSFGGYGYATGTAADVTLAESQAFTQDIALTAVASHRVSGTVRDVTGKALAGATVALDGTPLAAVTTNAKGRYVFTAVAEGSYGFTVKPTAPVLCNGVHTGTASVGGADLTEDVRLPNRTDAAGNSCAPAAYQWTAGTKKVALSGDEDAATIALPFPVKHYGVAYSSASVTTNGLVGFLSPRVGDYANTALPAAGPNGVKGVLAPLWDDLTIDRKSSVRTATTGVRGSRTFAVVWDGAAYANGAPGRSSFAVVFDEATGAVTFQYKSVADRGAGATVGIADQSGADALQYAYDQPVIADGSAVRFTQGAK
- a CDS encoding glycosyl hydrolase, which produces MRRIRHILFSASAATALAAALLAWPASDHAQAFPPTPKENVLSHLRSLSGNHIISGQHNKEPASAPGQYTQQVKDVTGQYPGLWGGDLMFTPADVANRQRVVDQAKTEWANGSLVSLTWHVCPPTGGSGCAFEGGVKSRITDAQFTQTVTGGTALNTAWKQRLDEAVPYLRQLKDAGIPVLFRPLHEMNESWNWWGNRPGPQGSARLFQITRDHLAGTRGLDNLIWVWNVQDNPAGGWSQYYPGDQYADVVSLDVWYKNHPSSADYDQLRSIAGTKPMALAETGKMPTASLLESQPRWAWFMMWSEHLRGNNTNAEIQAAYFHPRVLNQGEFAPSAAGSTGPVTGLAGKCVDARASGTANGTVVQLYGCAPGVAQTWSVAGDGTVRNPHAGRCLDVAGGATANGTAVQLWDCNDTAAQQWRHDTSTGALRNPASGRCLDVTGNTSADGTRLQIWDCTGGANQRWTLPG
- a CDS encoding HpcH/HpaI aldolase/citrate lyase family protein, encoding MSGDLPEAERRLAAARSFLFVPGDRPERFAKAAGSGAGLVIVDLEDAVAPGDKERARRSAADWPGLGARTVVRVNAPGTPWFDADLAMAAGRGCPVMLPKAEDPAVVAAVAGRVPLIVLVETALGVERAFDVCSVHGVVRAALGNVDLAAQLGVAHDDLTALAYARSRLVTASAAAGIAPPVDGVTTAVRDLAALTRDTDHARRTGFAAKLCIHPFQVGPASDAFVPTETELRWARSVVGAGDSVTTVDGHMIDRPVLERARGMLARAGS